A genomic stretch from Megalobrama amblycephala isolate DHTTF-2021 linkage group LG22, ASM1881202v1, whole genome shotgun sequence includes:
- the cldn11b gene encoding claudin-11b: MSHSCRLLCGFLMSCIGWTGIIIATSTNDWVVTCKYNMHTCRKMDELETKGLWTECVISTALYHCISLNQILDIPAYIQTSRALMVSASLLGLPALALVLLAMPCVKLSQETEDTKHRRAVLGGLLILFISLCGIVSTVWFPIGVLHEDGLMSFGFSLYAGWVGSALCFFGSSMMICCSRGDGPTQNPENRYYYSKHSGVTNSGPPINSHAKSAHV, translated from the exons ATGTCTCATAGCTGTCGCCTGCTTTGTGGTTTTTTAATGAGCTGCATCGGCTGGACTGGTATTATAATAGCGACCTCAACGAACGACTGGGTGGTGACCTGTAAGTACAACATGCACACCTGCAGGAAGATGGATGAGCTGGAGACCAAGGGCTTGTGGACAGAGTGCGTCATCTCTACTGCTCTCTATCACTGCATCTCACTCAACCAAATCCTCGATATACCGG CTTACATCCAGACGTCTCGCGCTCTGATGGTCTCCGCCTCTCTGCTCGGACTGCCCGCTCTGGCGCTCGTGCTGCTGGCGATGCCCTGCGTCAAACTTAGCCAAGAGACTGAAGACACCAAACACAGACGCGCAGTCCTGGGAGGACTACTTATACTGTTCATAT CTCTGTGTGGGATAGTGTCAACGGTGTGGTTCCCCATTGGAGTGCTTCATGAGGACGGCCTGATGTCGTTTGGATTCTCTCTGTATGCTGGCTGGGTCGGTTCAGCCCTCTGTTTTTTTGGCAGCTCAAtgatgatttgttgctcaagggGCGATGGCCCAACTCAGAATCCTGAAAACCGCTACTACTACTCAAAACACAGTGGAGTAACCAACTCCGGCCCTCCTATTAACAGTCATGCCAAGAGCGCACATGTGTGA